One region of Bactrocera neohumeralis isolate Rockhampton chromosome 5, APGP_CSIRO_Bneo_wtdbg2-racon-allhic-juicebox.fasta_v2, whole genome shotgun sequence genomic DNA includes:
- the LOC126759611 gene encoding uncharacterized protein LOC126759611 — MTTLATLSNPAGNDSANTVGGSSSTAGAGNNNNVERRCENADCNVIKLVSMVPKRKITQFVTEPSVMEKPMLINGFTTVFQVEGSSAKLSDLKNPNPTASPQPKSIFRIVPNTHAHIVNYVVVDADGDSLRKINEGDPATMRKLLESQKVSADQMLKKLMAGHGPSVPIVCSASPASTSVNSVSSATSSNARSVVTANTFSTTATTTTSNATNANIRTNVTPVTGNTAPNGSAKSSAIQLPMRMHPNLKITAVVSRDTIGQLVEPNTGTQQSIQVASSAVPPTVPLITPIPLANLQSSPAPSISTQPADKSNIDKMQAELAELRRTVAMLAEAMPMNPQAQKALQQTTQQRGVAVKRQRIN, encoded by the exons ATGACTACATTGGCCACATTATCCAACCCAGCCGGTAATGATTCTGCCAATACTGTAGGAGGTAGTTCATCAACAGCAGGGGCTgggaacaacaacaatgttgagCGACGATGTGAAAATGCTGACTGTAATGTTATTAAGCTGGTGTCAATGGTGCCGAAACGCAAAATTACACAATTTGTAACAGAGCCTTCTGTTATGGAGAAACCCATGCTTATAAATGGTTTTACAACTGTTTTTCAAGTGGAAGGAAGTTCTGCAAAATTAAGTGATTTGAAAAATCCCAATCCAACCGCATCACCCCAACCGAAAAGTATTTTTCGTATCGTACCGAATACACATGCTCACATAGTGAATTATGTTGTGGTCGATGCTGATGGCGATTCTTTGCGTAAAATCAACGAGGGTGATCCGGCTACAATGCGAAAATTGCTTGAGTCGCAAAAGGTGAGTGCCGATCAAATGTTGAAGAAGCTTATGGCAGGTCATGGTCCTAGCGTTCCTATTGTCTGTAGCGCTTCGCCTGCGTCAACAAGCGTGAACTCAGTATCTTCTGCGACATCGTCAAACGCACGTAGTGTGGTAACTGCGAACACATTTTCGACAACTGCAACAACTACGACCAGTAAcgcaacaaatgcaaatattcgAACAAATGTTACACCAGTTACAGGAAATACTGCACCCAATGGCTCTGCAAAGTCATCAGCCATACAATTACCTATGCGAATGCATCCAAACTTGAAGATAACTGCTGTGGTAAGTAGAGACACAATTGGACAATTGGTAGAACCAAATACTGGTACACAGCAGTCTATACAAGTGGCTTCATCAGCTGTTCCACCTACTGTTCCATTAATCACGCCCATACCATTGGCGAATTTGCAGAGTTCGCCTGCTCCTTCTATTTCTACACAACCAGCGGATAA AtcaaatattgataaaatgCAAGCAGAACTTGCGGAATTGCGTCGCACTGTTGCTATGTTGGCCGAGGCTATGCCCATGAATCCTCAAGCTCAGAAAGCACTCCAACAAACAACTCAACAACGTGGTGTTGCCGTGAAAAGGCAGCGCATAAATTAA
- the LOC126759609 gene encoding uncharacterized protein LOC126759609: MFTNWLTGTTGSKSGTGNGGTPTASSNVSNDNTVSVNAEPVMLPIGTVAAAAGSVASSIMSTPPDVVLEVGPAGPTSVRFVAHSIVLGMHSGYLRSAIRLEENAAIVGAGNELVLYLGNVTAEQFGPLLTYMYTGYLDLSVENIFGVLLATHVLHMPRALEICRSFLARAQSEGYLASNPLAAQLSSAANSSSKVIRPIPSKATLPNFGFVPLVATHQLQQSQTAIASNNSQNFKQLPQVYENSPALAVRNRCGILRPPSSIEIDIDQTSPMQQADVDDDDEDVEVFIDNNTESDADGELDCTISVTSHSSQRDKDTADRKHESSDNKVEHEIILTVAEAPVTLAKARTERDKEIARNKSNASLNDGITANNTNKRDRRKHTRTYHKSGSSRVSGLQVANAPIPASQLDNNESSKVIIDVASCDGPVRFRRILNTAYGHKPEDYAVMPERTQQSVSLSFHQQMAKAISQHRQLATANEESENSESSGGAGNIASVSVAGTGNGKHNKNANNEIYVCVYCKHTFKSQYCYQKHAKRHLNPLSLNCAAAASAATNLGAATDTGDKATPSAKSTPCAGAGYDLTGGAGIPVRIATNKQGACELLRREVRPLDMNVQYYPCKTCGSKFPSYYFVHKHRKMCHAEEEAAAAAEATSKRENGNGNGGGESKREKSPEVPMD; encoded by the exons ATGTTCACTAATTGGTTAACGGGAACGACTGGTTCAAAAAGTGGCACTGGTAACGGCGGCACACCAACGGCTAGCAGCAACGTTAGTAATGACAATACAGTTTCGGTAAATGCAGAGCCTGTTATGCTGCCGATTGGTACTGTCGCTGCAGCTGCTGGATCTGTGGCGTCTAGCATTATGTCCACGCCGCCTGATGTAGTGCTCGAAGTAGGTCCAGCCGGTCCGACCAGCGTACGCTTTGTAGCACACAGTATAGTGTTGGGCATGCACAGCGGTTATTTGCGCTCTGCAATTCGTCTGGAGGAGAATGCGGCCATTGTTGGCGCGGGCAATGAGTTAGTTTTATATCTGGGCAATGTGACCGCAGAGCAATTCGGCCCATTGCTCACCTATATGTATACCGGATATTTAGATTTGAGTGTGGAAAATATATTTGGTGTGCTTCTGGCTACACATGTACTTCATATGCCACGTGCATTAGAAATTTGTCG ttccTTTTTAGCACGAGCTCAATCCGAAGGCTATTTAGCGAGCAATCCTTTGGCCGCCCAATTATCAAGTGCTGCAAACTCAAGTTCCAAGGTCATACGCCCCATACCCAGTAAGGCTACTCTCCCGAATTTCGGTTTCGTACCCCTCGTCGCGACACATCAGCTTCAACAGTCCCAAACTGCCATAGCATCCAATAACAGCCAAAACTTCAAGCAGTTACCACAAGTATACGAGAACTCTCCCGCACTGGCTGTACGCAACCGTTGTGGTATATTACGTCCACCGAGCAGCATAGAAATTGACATTGACCAAACATCGCCTATGCAACAAGCGGATGTTGACGACGATGACGAAGACGTTGAAGTCTTCATCGACAACAACACAGAGTCTGATGCAGACGGTGAACTGGACTGCACCATTTCAGTGACTTCGCACTCTTCTCAGCGCGATAAAGACACGGCTGACAGAAAGCACGAGTCTAGCGACAACAAAGTGGAGCATGAAATTATCTTAACAGTTGCTGAAGCGCCAGTTACGCTAGCTAAAGCGCGTACCGAACGCGACAAGGAAATAGCGCGTAACAAGTCAAATGCATCGCTTAACGATGGAATAACCgcaaacaacacaaacaaacgtGATCGACGCAAGCACACACGTACATATCACAAGTCAGGAAGCTCTCGCGTGTCTGGTCTACAAGTTGCCAACGCTCCCATACCCGCTTCTCAACTTGATAACAACGAAAGCTCGAAAGTAATCATTGATGTCGCGAGCTGTGATGGCCCAGTGCGTTTCAGACGCATACTCAACACAGCATACGGTCACAAGCCGGAGGACTATGCGGTAATGCCAGAGCGAACTCAACAAAGCGTTTCTCTTTCCTTTCACCAACAAATGGCAAAAGCGATCAGTCAGCACAGACAACTCGCCACGGCCAATGAAGAATCCGAAAATAGTGAATCCAGCGGCGGTGCTGGAAATATCGCGAGTGTTAGTGTTGCTGGTACTGGCAATGGGAAGCACAATAAGAACGCTAACAACGAGATTTATGTGTGTGTCTATTGTAAACACACGTTTAAATCACAATATTGCTACCAGAAGCACGCGAAGCGGCATCTCAATCCGCTCAGTCTCAATTGTGCGGCAGCCGCTTCAGCTGCCACCAATCTCGGAGCCGCAACAGATACCGGTGACAAAGCAACACCATCAGCTAAGTCTACACCATGTGCTGGTGCTGGTTACGATTTAACTGGTGGCGCTGGTATTCCAGTACGGATTGCGACAAATAAACAAGGCGCATGCGAGTTGCTACGCCGCGAAGTGCGTCCGCTAGACATGAATGTGCAATACTACCCATGTAAAACATGTGGCAGCAAATTTCCCAGCTATTATTTCGTCCACAAACACCGGAAGATGTGTCATGCCGAAGAGGAGGCCGCAGCCGCGGCAGAGGCCACGAGCAAACGCGAAAACGGTAATGGGAATGGCGGAGGTGAGAGTAAGCGTGAAAAATCGCCAGAGGTCCCTATGGATTAA